Below is a window of Danio rerio strain Tuebingen ecotype United States chromosome 11, GRCz12tu, whole genome shotgun sequence DNA.
AAACTCCCTGGAATTTAAAAATCAATTCAATCTGAGTGTACATGCGTGGCCATCAAATTTACTCCCCTACAGAGTTAAAATCTCACTGCTTTTAGAGTTTTAACACTTTCTGGAGTTAAAATTGTAATCTTACAGAGAGTACATTTGAGTATGATATGAACTCCTTACCAATGTTAAAATGTAACACTTCTTAGAGGTATTTAACAACTAATGTTAGTGTGATTGAAAATGTAATACATAGTTGAAAACAGCATCTCACGGTCACGAATAAATCATGTTACAATTCAAAACATTCCAAGAGCAATATTACACGTATTAAATCACAGAGACATAAAGCTGTGTTGCTGGATAAAAGATATTAACGCTTCCTCGTTGTGTAAGTTAGCCTATTTAAAAAGTGAACAGCAGGTTTTTTCATCTGATCATGTAGCGCTTCTTTTTGACAGCAGAACACACATTTTCAGAAACACAAGGAGAGGAAAGATGATTAGCTAGTGTTAGCTTGTTCACTTtcacaacattttaaaaaaatactccACAAAAGAGACACATTGAAAAAAGCTAACTTTTGCTAGATGCTAAGTTTGCCACAAGCAGTTACTAGCGTCACAGTACAAAACAAAACAGCTACAGcaaaacacatttctgtcacaaaATATCCAACATTTCGAAAAAGCTTTTAGAATTGTATAACAACGCACTACCTCACAACGAACACAACTCCAGTTCCCTTGTGCTGCTCAGCAGGGTTGTGTAATGGCGGACTGTCTAAAAATGTAGAGTAACTCCAAATATGAACTTAAAGCACGTTCTGAACACCAACAAATGAACTCCAAAATACAGCAAAGCAGGATGTATCCCACATCACAAAATTTCGTTAGAGTTTTAAAATAAACTCCGAAAATTGAACTCTTTCACACTTTTTTCCTAACTCCTAATTTTTCAACTCCAGAAATTTGCTGTAAAGTatactcaaaatttactgaaagttaattctactcatttacagttttatatattttactgtattttccctacaaatacagtgtacacagtgttcatcccaaccaacacaaagttgcagataTCGTGATCTACATAAACCATCAACAGAACAGCAATTATTAGTATTTACTGAATACAgtcacagtaaaaaaataaaataaaaaatacaaataaaaaacagctaTACTCCATCtgcttttctgttttggtctggccaAGCAGTGGGGGAAACGTCACTTTGCAAGGCGAATCCAGCcacgaaaagcatcaactgctatagcttggagaaggggtatacgtGTGCGCGTGTGTAGATTTCGGTCATTCCATCTCCAGGCAGAAAAACAAttcctcaataggtttgaggaatgcataatatggagggagataaacaactaaaaacatgGGTGGGCAGTAAACTATTTgtgaaccagatgagctctgatttctaaattgcaattctgtgtgaaaggtgtttactcatgtgatgagttagtatgcaaagtaggacaactgactttacaaatgtgaatgacagtgtgttccttgtaaaaacaaaaggttttctgcatgaaaattgtgcaaaatgcagagaattgtgttgtgttttgaaaaaaaagtgtgttttaaacctgcaatttgagtgtaaagcaggaattgtgcttgtagtttagcagaattggttcagggggttggtgcatcagttacatgttgtagtcattgtgtctgaagtacaagtatttgagtgtaaacaattggaaaaactgtaaaaagagttttgaactcagtgttgaaggtaatgggttaattaaatacctcattacttcaacttaaatggagcaagttcacagtactaatATACTGTAGATTTAGATAGATAGTTTTTAGATAGATAAAAAGCCTTGATAGTTTAAAAAAAACGGTAGATagttttttaaactcaaatggtttgttgcaatcggtttcctcaaatggtttgagttgcctgaATTTATAGGGTTTTACagcactcagttggtttgagttatattcatttattgggttttactgtgctcaaattgctttatttactcaaatggattaagttcacagttctctttaggattagtttttgaacttaaattttgtttaaaatttaaaatttgtttaaagcttcaaatttgttgcaatcggttttcatCAAATGGTTTTAGTTACATTAACTTttcgggttttacagtgtagttttcacaatgcaactttaaaatacagtaacataccacATAACTGTCAAATACAGTTCataatacagttaaatactgtgtcatttacCAAAGTTGGTAACAGTGTTGGATTAAAGAACTAATCCTATTCAATATTACACAGGATTCTTGGACACTCCACCATGGTTAACATGTCCGAGTCAAACAGTTCCAGTCCTGGACTGAGTGATGTTGAGCGAGTGTTGGTTCCCATATTCGACAGCTTCATCCTGGTGACTGGAGTAATCGGACACGTCTTAGTTCTCATTGTCATCAGTAGAATGATGCGCAAAGGACATGGACAGCCCAGCGGAGGACGGACAGGAGGACTCCAACAAACCAATGCAAACGGGACGGATGTTCTTCTTCTGTCTTTAAGTGTGGCGGATCTTCTCCTGCTTTGCTGTCTCCCTTATCACACGGTTGCCATTGCAACCCGTCACTGGCCATTTGGAAGCTTCATGTGCAAGTCTGTGAGCTTCCTTAGTGCCATGTGTACGGCTGCAAGCGCCTTTACTTTGTCCGCTTTGGCCTTCGCTCGATACGTTATTGTGGTTCATCAGTCAAAAGCGTACCGATGGCGTAGAGAGGGCCGTATGAAAGTGATCGCTGGTGTACTGTGGATACCAGCCATTATCTTGGCATCGCCTCAATTTGCTTGGAGGACGCTGATTTCAGGAGTGGACGACCGTGAATCTCGCGAGGACTTGGCATGCTTTAATTTCCTTTCGGACTCAGGCCAGTTGGCTTACGGCGTGTGCCACTTCCTACTGGCTTTTGCATTTCCACTTGGGATCATCGTAATAGCTTACGCCAAGATATATCACTTCTTGAAGATCACTAGACGGAGTCGCACAACTCAAACCACTGACCGACTGGAGCACTACCATGTGCACGTGACCCAAACGTCTGCTCTGTTAGTGCTGGCGTTTACAGTGTGTTGGCTGCCGTCATATGGGTTGATGTTTGCTCAGATGGCTGAGAGTGACAAAGCGACTGGTCCTTTATCTCAGTTAGGACCGTTTGCCACATTTGCTCGCATCATGGCCACGTCTTCAACTGTGGCCAATCCCATTCTCTATGTTTTCATGTCAGAGAAATTCAGAAAGGAACTAATGGATCTTTTTAAAGGGGGCTGTGGAAACAGACTCTCCATATAGGAGCCCTATATACAGACTACAGACTTCCTGAATTAACCTTTGAGTGCTCAAGAGTAAATGACATGGTGAAGTCCataaaataagttgtttacaCACGGTACATAAATGCAATTGTTAACAATCAgtatttatttgtaaacaaatatGGAGAATATTTCTATGAGTGATGCTACAGTGACCAATGGCTTGGACTCACTGTCATTGATGTGTGTATTATGTCATTTGTATATTAAAATCTACAGATACGGgccgtcacggtggcgcagtggatagccttacggcaagaaggtcgctggttcaagccccggctgggtcagttggcatttctgtgtggagtttgcatgttttcccagggTTTACATggattttctctgggtgctccccacagtccaaagacatgtgctataggtaaattaagctaaattggacttagtgttttcattcattctttaattttcttgAAATGAGATCCATTTGCTAAAGATCTTCAAGTTAGTTCATTTTGCTTTATTAGACTTTTTTACTCTCAAAGAGCCACGTGGTAGCCTTTGACGTACACTCTATAATAATCCATCTCAAAATCTTATCATTTGAATCAAGTATTTCATGTGCAttaccaggcccggattggctaatcgggaggaccgggagaattcccggtgggccggtccgttttttggccgcgagggccggtgtccctagctccagaatctcacactttttaaattaatttatttatttacttgaccacattcttcttattcattattttactgcagctctactctttttatatacaaccagcctgcaggttaatgatgatataactcatgAGTAGATGAGTCACCTTTCAATAttcagctgttgtggtccagcggttagcaccatagactgtaaaatatatggacgtagtatccgtgacatcacccataggtttctaaagagcgcacaagtaggcgtggccaaccgtcgccattttgttcgcgcgtcatcacacccacggcgggataccaaacatgggcaaagaggcggagagtgagcggagctacagacgcatgctgcatttagcttggacctggttcagacacctggtttactttgggagaacgcttaatactttatcacttgtgactcgtttgtattctgaccacttgtgcttggttgtatactatatcaataaagtgtttagtcttttaaaaacactgctgtaatacattgagctactaaacattgttcttatgacgtttctcaacaggaggaaaacacgaattacatccaaacacttcagatatagtctgtgttaataaatgcaggactattgatgaaatccagcataacactgtatgacaacacttcagatgacggttctagagcctacagctaatcaatctgacagattctggagtgcattacagctctaaatataaatataaacgataaatgatcttaaataaaacaaatgcatgtatagagatggtatataagtatataactttactcacatgggaaacggaggccacgtgaacggtttgtgagcacaattaagtgcactcagcatgacattccatcaaataattgtaggaaacaagtccaaaaggcagtcgactgtgtaaagccacataaaacaacacagaaatacgataaatatgccgagttcagtggctaatctgcaggattcagctgaggtgacgtgacggcgaccaacgagacctagctgtcactcaagtgaccacgcccttaattatgcaaacttaatataacttaatataaaggaaacggatgagttataaaaaaattcacccccctcacagttgtcaggaagggtaatattagctgtattaaccaaaacctttttttgtaccaggctgtaaacacctttatttctgctgtaaagttggccattctaacagtgggctcaattgaaatttgctctgttttggagccaggagcggccaggactagcggaatttcagatgaattgcagttttagttacttccgtattggcttcctgagggagagcgggaggttgccgcttgcttAGCACAAAAGAATGTGACGCCgctgacccgggtttgatcctcgtcttagtatgtttttttttttttttatttttattgttaagacatataatactgttagggttgttgaacatttgaagttctaaagcagctgttttctcaaaaaaagacgtgatagtgtcattagaaactgaattggaatgaCCCGGCCCGGTGCATTACTGTACATTTGCAAGTACACACCACACATCGATGTCCTCATGTCTTATCAACTTTTCTTGCGGTTAAGGTAAAGCAGAGGAACACGTAAAGCAAGACACTCACTGAGCACGTGAAACTATTTTTAATTGGTGTGGAGTGTTAATACACATGTGCAAGACGCAGGGCAGCAGTTTATACAACAGCTAAAATTAGCACAGCAGAATACAGTACAACGCATCCTGTGTAAACAAAAAACGATCTGGTGGATATTTACCTCCACGCTTCCCCTTTTCTCAAATATTTACTGCTAGTAAATGAGATCGAGAAAAGGCCTTTGGGCTATAAAAGACAAATACAGTTTGAGTAACTCATTGTAGTTTATATCATTAAGCAAATATTACTTTGGCAAATATTAAATGATTTGTGTCGAATGTAGTTAACTAGGCAATATATGAAcagaggcgacacggtggctctgtggttagcactgtcgcctcacagcaagaaggtcgctgggtcagttctgtttggagtttgcatgttctccacgtgttcacatgggtttcctccgggtgctcaggttttccccacagtctaaaccagtggttctcaaagtgggggtcgggaccccccgaggggtcgcggggcaatgaaggggggtcgcctggtgatttccaaaaatcgatttatttttattaaaccataagaattaacatattttattcataactatactgaaaataaaaatagtcgtttatagttactatatactatatagttactatagtagcttatagttacaagttctattggattgcgacccctggggtaattacattatattaaaggcagcaatagcgtcagatgcattttgattttataaaatcaggttatactttctggcacatttaaagcactgacacaaatttaattggtgtgtctgcgtcattgcatgcaaggtttctgtatttataaccacctcagaggatatggGGGGttgtgagtcactggcattgttattttggggtcgcgggctgaaaagtttgggaacccctggtctaaaccacaggtgtcaaacagggctgcagctctgcacagtttagttccaaccctaattaaacacacctgatcaaactaattgagtccttcaggcttgtttgaaacctacaggtaagtgtgttggagcagggttggaactaaactgtgcagggcttcggccctccaggaaatgagtttgacacccctgagctaaacacatgcgctataggtgaattgaatgaactaaattggctgtagtgtgtgtgtgtgaatgagtgtgtatgggtgtctgCATagtgaagggcatccactttgtaaaacatatgctggattagttggtggttcattctgatgtggtgacccctgtgaataaagagactaagcggaaggaaaatgaatgaattaatatttttactgaaaaaaaataataattcattcattcatttttttttcccggcttagtccctttattaatccggtgttgccacagcggaatgaaccaccaactaatcctgcacatttttatgcagtggatgcccttccagccgcaacccatctctgggaaacatccacacacactcattaacactcatacactacagacagtttagcttacccaattcacctgtactgcatgtctttggactgtgggggaaacaggagcacccagaggaaacccatgcgaacgcagggagaacatgcaaactccacacagaaacgccaactgacccagccgagcctcgaaccagcgaccttcttgctgtgaggtgccactgcatcgcctacaGAAAAACTTATGGTTAGTAAAACATAATATATTTCTTTATCAGAGTCAACAACAACAAGTTTAGCctatattttaattcaattagtTGAAATTGTATGGATGCTTATAGATCTTATATGTAAATCTAGCTCGAGCCTATATTAAATGTGACAAAATCATGTTTGGCATTTGTTGCATCAGGGTTTTTTGCTAATATGGTGGGTGAAAACCCAGAGGCAAGTTGTTTAGAGGCAAGTACATTTtaccaaaacaattttttttttaatttagatgttttgtttttgacaaaaaaAGTAACCTGTAGTTCTGATAGTTTATCATGATAATTTAATTGTAGACTACTATATGAGTTTATCTTTAATATTATATCTTAAAAGCTGCTTTATAAATTCTTAGTTTTATGATCAAAGCACTGAAATTTAAATTGCCTGACAAATATCTGACTGTCAGATGTAAATGATGAATACAATTTGACATGTATTTtgaatatatagttgaagtcagaattattagcccccttttgatttagtttttcttttttaaaatatttttcaaatgatgttcacagtatgtctgataatattttttcttctggagaaagtattatttcttttattttggctagaatgaaagcagtttttaattttttaaaagccattttaaggtcaaaattattagcccctttaagctatatatatatatatatatatatatatatatatatatatatatatatatatatatatatatatatatatatatatatatatatatatatatatatatatatatatatatatatatgtatgtatgtgtgtatgtgtgtatacatatatatatatatatatatatatatatatatatatatatatatatattacaaacacacacacacacacacacacacacacacacatacatacatacatacatacatacatacatatatatatatatatatatatatatatatatatatatatatatatatatatatatatatatatatatatatatatatatatatatatatatatatatatatatatacacatatattattaCCCTTAtctgctgtatagaagtgtcttgaaaaatatctagtcaaatattaagtactgtcatcatggcaaggataaaataaatcagttattagaaacgagttattaaaactattatgttaagaaatatgttgaaaaaaaaacttctctccgttaaacagaaattgggggaaaaaaacaggggctaataattctgaggggctaataatttggacatcaactgtatatttatatatagatttttatatatagatttttaatCCTCACAtggattatcattcatttatttattcattcattcatttggatCATCAAAACAGATCATCAAGTAAACCCAAGCTGCTTTCAGGACCTTGGTAAGTAATTTCAAAGCATTGACTTCATGCAATATTTAAGTTCATGTTTTATGTCAGTTTAATGTAATGCATTAGTTGAAATAACTTGTTTGAAttttaaacatgttaacaacttggcgtcacagtggcgcaatgggtagcacaatcgcctcacagcaagagagtcgctggttcgagccctggctggagtttgcatggtctccccgtgttcacgtgggtttcctccaggtgctctggtttcccccaaagtccagagacacgtgctataggtgaattgggtagctaaattgtccatagtgtatatgaatgtttcccattgatgggttgaagctggaagggcattcgctgagtaaaacatatgctggataagttggcggttcattctgctgtggtgacccctgattaataaagggactaagccgaaaagaaaattaatgaatgttatcAAACTATCAGGAAAACAATGTTAAAATGGACCTCTAAAATATAACAggctgtttgttttttatttataaatgtacatcattcattttcttttcggcttagtccctttactaatttggggtcgccacagcaaaatgaactgccaacttatccaacatacgttttacgcagcagatgcccttccagctgcaacccatcacccgGAAACTTCCAAACACACTTAttcaccatggacaatttagcttactaaTTTCAccaggaaaccggagtacccggagccggaggaaacccatgcgaactgacccagccgaggctcgaaccagcgaccttcttgctgtgaagcaatcgtgctacccactgcgccagccgttaattattgtaatattaataattttatttgtcagTCATCATTGTATTGGATATTTTGCCCCCACAAGGGATAACTGATTGGATACTTTTGGAAAAATTGAAGACATCCATGTTCTCCTAAACCATACGAGCAATAAAAACCGGACGCACCAAAGCCAGATgaatgaaacataaaaaaaaccttaaaatctCAGAGGTTTAATAAACAGTTCTGTTAAAATTTGACGTTTTTTTAGATCATATTTGAATGTTCAGGTTCAAGTTCTTAACATTGACGTGTGTGATGTAAAAATACCAACAGAGGGCGCTTTGTGACAGCC
It encodes the following:
- the LOC101884647 gene encoding galanin receptor type 1: MVNMSESNSSSPGLSDVERVLVPIFDSFILVTGVIGHVLVLIVISRMMRKGHGQPSGGRTGGLQQTNANGTDVLLLSLSVADLLLLCCLPYHTVAIATRHWPFGSFMCKSVSFLSAMCTAASAFTLSALAFARYVIVVHQSKAYRWRREGRMKVIAGVLWIPAIILASPQFAWRTLISGVDDRESREDLACFNFLSDSGQLAYGVCHFLLAFAFPLGIIVIAYAKIYHFLKITRRSRTTQTTDRLEHYHVHVTQTSALLVLAFTVCWLPSYGLMFAQMAESDKATGPLSQLGPFATFARIMATSSTVANPILYVFMSEKFRKELMDLFKGGCGNRLSI